The following nucleotide sequence is from Flavobacteriales bacterium.
TTGGCCTTGTTCTAAACCAAAGGAGGGTACATTTCGTAAATTGGGGTAGTGAAAGAGCTAAACTCCTGACTTTCAACAAGTGTTTAGTGCGTCAAAAAACGTTTTGGACGGGTGTGTCAAATTATGGAAAAACCGTAAATACAAGTGACTTACTAGGGTGCGGATTATCCGGGTATGAAATTATAAAAGGGTTCGAATGTGCTTCTGAATGGCTCGGGGGGCTGATATAGTTCGACTACAAAGGTCAATTCTTCACACCAATCCCGCTTTCACCGCAATTCTGACCATACCGGCGACATTGCTGACTTTGAGCTTCTTCATGATTGAGTGTCGATGGGTTTCAGCAGTGCCCACAGAGATGTTCAATTCATCGGCCAACATTTTAGTCGAGCGGCCCATGGCAATGAGTCGCAAGACTTCGCGCTCGCGATCCGACAAATCGTGAATGAGTGTTGATTTGGGGCTCGACTGTATTTCTGAAGCTTTAAATGCCAAGGACTGCAAAACATCAGCCGCAAAGTAGCTTCGGCCGCTAGCTACGCGCTCACGGCTTCCATAAGCTCTTCGGGATGTGCATTTTTCGACAAGTCTGCACTGACCTTAAGGCGCATCATCTTTTTAATCAACTGCTGATTCAAATGCATCGTAAGCAAAACAAACTTTTGTTCGGGTATTTTAGCTCTTACTTCGGTGATAAGCTCTTGCCCGTTCAAATGGGGCATATCCAGATCGGTTAAGACCACATCGGGCTTCAGTTCTAGAATTGCCGTTAGGGCTTTACGAGGGTCAGTATATGAACCAACAATGTGACAGCCCCCATGAGTTAGAATTCCCGTAAAACCTTCTAACACCAATTGATGATCGTCAACGACAATTACCTTCATGACAACGGTATGGTTACTGTGGCCAACATGCCGGTTTCTGGCCCCGGCTCATAATTCACTACCCCTTTAACGATATCCAATCGACTCTTAATGTTATACAGCCCTTGCCCTTGGGCAAGACCGCTGTCGAATCCTTTACCCTTGTCTTCTACAATGAGAATGAGTTGTTTGTCTAACTCCATTAATTGCATGTGAATCTCAGTGGCCCGGGCGTGCTTCAAGGCATTATTTAAAAGCTCCTGGGCAATGCGATATACACTAACCTCAAGCCGTTCCGCATAACGGCCTTCCACCTTGTAGTACTCGAAGTTGCAGGTAATAGGACTAAACTTAAAGGTATTCTCCAAGAGGTCTTCCAAGGCCTGAATAAGCCCTTGTTCCATTAGGGCTTTGGGCATCATTTGATGCGAGATTTGACGAAGCTCTTCGGCACTTTTACTAAACTCATTTGAAATCTGATCAAGTTGCTGTTTCAATTCCTTGTCTTGTAGTTGAGGAGCTAAGTTTATTATACCCGGTTTCAGTGCGGTGAGCTTTTGACCAATGCCATCGTGCAAATCCTTACTGATGCGTTTTCGCTCCTCTTCCGTTGCAGAAATGACCGCCGAAAGGCCCTTTTCTTTTTCGGCGATAACTGCGTTCTGGACTTTTCGCTCTTGTAGTTGACGGGTTCTGAATACGAATGTCAAGCTACCGAGTAAAAGAAGAACCAAACTAGTGCTAACGATTAAAATCTGAAGGTCTCGCTTGGCTAGAGAAGCCTCTTTTCGTTTCAGCTCCAGTTTTTGTTCAACAATCTGTTTTTCTTTTTCCGCCATCTGGAAACGCAACAAAAGCTCATTGAAGTTTTTGGTATTCTGAACAGAATGGAGACTGTCTTTCAGCTGATCCCTCCGGACCTGAAAGGAGTAAGCCTCCGAATAGTTGCCTAGTTTAACGTAAACCTCTTCGAGGTTCCCCCAAGTGTCGATCAGTAACTCCTTATCAGAAACTTCCGGAGCCAAACCTTCTGCTTTTTGTAAAATTTCGAGTGCTGCTCGATAATCTCCCCGGCCAGCAAAATAATTCGCCTTCTGATTGAGGCCCGAAGCTATTCCGTACGGATAATCGAATTGGGTACTCAACTCTATATTGCCTTCGATAATTGGTAAGGCTTCGTCATATCTCTTGAGCTTCAAAAGGGCTTCGGCCTGATTCACTTTCGTCAACAGGCGGTGATAGTCATCTTGTATAGAGTCTGCAAGACTGTAGCTCAGTTCGGCGTACTTTAGGCTACTGTCCGGTTGTTCCGTTTCAAGGAAGATTGCCGCCACGTTATTTAGAGCGATCATTTTAAAGCGTAGTACATTGAAAATGGAGACCGCCTTTTTGCTGTAATTTAAGGCTAGGGGCCATTGCTCTAATCCTATGTAAGCCTTACCTATATTGAGGTAGAGGCCCTGCAAGGCGTATTCCCGCTTATTATCAACTAAAACTTGACTGGTCAATTCCAAGGCCTTGATCAACTCTTCGAGGGCTTCTTCATATCGGTTCTGGTTGATCAAGGCCAACCCCTTATTATAATACGCTCAGATCGCTAATTCACCCTCCTCAGGGGCTTTCAGGACTGCATAAGCGGAGTCTGCGTAGGCCAGTGAATGCTCAACTTGAATCTCCGTTGGGTAACCGATAAACCCGAGCAAATAGCTGAGGTCGAGGTAGACCGAGCCAATTAGACTGTCTATTTTTTCAGATTGTAAATCAGTCTCTTTTAAAAAGCGCACTTGCCCTTGATACCAGGCAATTGCAGAATCGTTGTGGACCACCTCATATGCTCGCCCAATTTGCCGGTAGAGCTTGCTAATGGGCAAAAGAGAGTCCCCTAATTCAGCCGTTGTTAACTCCACTTTGAGGCTATCGATTACTCGGCGTGAATCGATTTGCGGTTCAGATCGGAGCATGAGTCCACCGAAAAGGAAGAGCAGTAAAAAAGTCTTTTTCATACGATCAAGGTGTAGTTCCCTCAGGGTAAACCCATAGACGAATATAGGTTTTCCGCGATTGACGGCAGCTCGTTCGCCCCCTATTTTTGCCTAGTAAAAGGAGTACTTGATGAGCTCCGGATACACAATTAAAAAATCGAATCTTGTCAAGCAACTACGATTTTCATTCATTACGACTTTCCTTATCCCTTTTGCTGATATCATTCCTTCTTAGCCCGCAGGCCGAGGCCCAATACCAATGGCAGTATTTGGGGAACTACGATGGTTTTTACAGTCTTTACGACGCCAACCATTATTGCATTAAGGATGGTTTTTTTGCCCAATACACCCAAGATGGAGGAGCGAATTTTTCGAATTTAGGACTCCCTTCTTCCGGCCTATTAGCCGTACATTACTTGTCGAGTAACG
It contains:
- a CDS encoding response regulator transcription factor translates to MAFKASEIQSSPKSTLIHDLSDREREVLRLIAMGRSTKMLADELNISVGTAETHRHSIMKKLKVSNVAGMVRIAVKAGLV
- a CDS encoding response regulator transcription factor → MKVIVVDDHQLVLEGFTGILTHGGCHIVGSYTDPRKALTAILELKPDVVLTDLDMPHLNGQELITEVRAKIPEQKFVLLTMHLNQQLIKKMMRLKVSADLSKNAHPEELMEAVSA
- a CDS encoding tetratricopeptide repeat protein yields the protein MALINQNRYEEALEELIKALELTSQVLVDNKREYALQGLYLNIGKAYIGLEQWPLALNYSKKAVSIFNVLRFKMIALNNVAAIFLETEQPDSSLKYAELSYSLADSIQDDYHRLLTKVNQAEALLKLKRYDEALPIIEGNIELSTQFDYPYGIASGLNQKANYFAGRGDYRAALEILQKAEGLAPEVSDKELLIDTWGNLEEVYVKLGNYSEAYSFQVRRDQLKDSLHSVQNTKNFNELLLRFQMAEKEKQIVEQKLELKRKEASLAKRDLQILIVSTSLVLLLLGSLTFVFRTRQLQERKVQNAVIAEKEKGLSAVISATEEERKRISKDLHDGIGQKLTALKPGIINLAPQLQDKELKQQLDQISNEFSKSAEELRQISHQMMPKALMEQGLIQALEDLLENTFKFSPITCNFEYYKVEGRYAERLEVSVYRIAQELLNNALKHARATEIHMQLMELDKQLILIVEDKGKGFDSGLAQGQGLYNIKSRLDIVKGVVNYEPGPETGMLATVTIPLS